GTCCTGTATGTTGCCCTTGTCTGTACAGTCTATACCTAGAGCTGAGTGGTGTGGAGACTGGATGCCGTAGGGTGTTGAGTATACAGCCATTGTATGGTTGGTAATCAGGGGCTATTGGCAcatcttagggtgcatttacactgtaaAGATAGTcgtttaaaagatggcttttgagcgatcattttgcataaactactacttggcactaatgcctattggtACCAAGGAGCAGTGcgtgagccgccaggagctgtaatcagggaacagacctcccgctgtttcctgattactttcgCTTTGATCTGCCggaggggctgacagctgagaacagataATACAATGCactcagctgttatcagcgctaccgggcagaacacagcgcgcggtcctgcttatcagctgttctactCATCAACGGCTTTGAAACAGAcctgaaaaccatcgttcagcagaaaactgaaaaatgggcacatttttacccaatgattatcgctcaaaagacggcttttgagcgaattttgagtgataatcattgtgtctaaatgggcctttagagtgcgCAGCATTCAGGTCTCTGGTGAATCCATGTATTAGGAACAGTGTTGTTGGGTAATGGGGCAGGGCTACTGATATAATGAGTGTTCCCTCACAGTATGGAGCAAGAAGCAGTGTGAAGACATAAAAAGACTGGTTTTACTAGTTACATAAAAGCTAACAAGAACAAGAGAAGATCAGAGTACAGGGACCAGAACGGAGAGTAGTCATACACCAAAACATGGTCCAGACCCATAATCCCCTCTTATATCTGGAAGTATTAGATACAGGTCCATCCACTTCATTAAAGAGGGGAAGGGTAGTCAACAAGGTGAAAGTTCTAGATAATCCAATGTACAATGCTAGTCAGGAGGATGAGGTTCTAGATTACACAGTATAGAGAAGGTTTAAGGTGGAGGAGAGGAATACCAAATCATGTATTAAATAATGCATATAAACATAAGGAAGATGGTGGAGAAGGAGGACATGTTGGACATAAATGAGGTTAAAGAGATGGAGAAGATGGTGAAGACTGAAGAAATAGTGTAGAGTAAGGAGGTGGAGAGCAAGGAGAAGGAGGGCATGGTGGAGATAAGGAAGAGATAGTGGAGATCAAGTAGATGTAGAGAGTAAGGATGCAGAGAAGGTGATGAGGAAGGAGATGATCAACAAATCATATACCTGATTATAGGACATGATGGTGATAAGGGAGATGAAGAAAATAGCGGATATTGAGGTGATATTGGATATTAAGACAGTGGAAGAGAGCAAAGGGATGAAGAAGAAGGGGAGACAGTGGAGACAAAGGAGGTAGGGGAGAGACAAGATCAAGGAGGAGAACCTGGTGAAAATATAGGAGATGGTGGATTAAGAAGATGGTGGACACGGTGGAGGTAAGGGAGATAGAGGAGGAGAGCAGATGGGGGAAATATTAAAGATGAAGGTGTGAGAAAAGAGCAAGGGGAAGGAGATAAGTGAGTATTGGAGAGTAGTGCGATGGTGGAGATGAAGGATACAATGGAGGGTTAGAGTTAAGATCCACTACACAAAACAGAAGATTTTACTCTGACCATTCCCCATCGTTATCTTCTAGTTTCAAAATGATTCCTGATGTCCACATATCCCACCAAGAGCAGGAGTTCTACCAAGCAGAGTCTGCCTTACATGTAAGATTTCCTGGTGGTCACATATGTTTTGGCCTCCCAGAGTTCATCAGTGCGTGGACCTAAGAGCATCCACACATCTTATATCGCATGTTCATCTCTTCAAATGAAGATCTAAGTCATAAGTTGGCCGTGTCATCAACCCAAGGCTGTAGGTTCTGCAGTGCACAGAGTGAGGAGTTGTGTGTACACAGGGGGTCtcggggaagagactgctgtagACTTTTCTGGAATGCTTCCTGCTGAAGCTGCATCATCATACGGTTTGTCTGCTGGCGCTCAGATTCCCTTTCTTCAGCTGTTTGACGCCTGAGAACACAAATCATCATCATTAAGATGGGACAGAAGATCTTATCGGGATCTTATAAGAATACTCTTCCAATTTTGAAGGAGTCACATTCTATTTTAGGGGGTTTCTCTAACTCCCAGTCGCTGACTTTGATAGAACCCACTTTTCAATCTCCTGATCAGTAATCCCCAAGATGGACATTTATACTAGTTGTCCGGGGTGTGTGCCACCATTTCCCATACTGCACACAAGCTATAATGTAATAAGACTTGTAAGCTGTCTCTTGGAATCCGTTAATGGAATAAAGTGGCCTTACAGAAGGTCCATCCCCACTACAGGGCCAACCGTTATCCATTTCTCCCGACCTGTCTTTAACTTTAGTTAATAATGGAGACTTCAGGAAGAGCCTCCAACATACTGCGCCCCtatggtcacctcacctccacttTGTCCTGCGGTTTTGGAACCATGTTTTGACTTGAGAGTCGCTCATACGCAAAGATTTGGCCAGAGTGGCTCTTTCGGCAGATGCCAGGTACTTCTGTCGATGGAATCTTTTCTCCAGCTCACAGATTTGGAGACGGCTGAATGACGTTCGAGGCTTCTTCCTCTTTGGAGGTGTTCGATTCTGATATGGATGCCCAATCCGTCGAGACAAAGAGAAGGCTGGTAGGGCAGCTGAAATATGAGAACATTAATGAGGAAACCTAGGATCTACTCATTGATCTACCGG
The sequence above is a segment of the Eleutherodactylus coqui strain aEleCoq1 chromosome 7, aEleCoq1.hap1, whole genome shotgun sequence genome. Coding sequences within it:
- the TLX2 gene encoding T-cell leukemia homeobox protein 2 is translated as MDPLDMAQDAGSHHEPISFGIDQILNSPEQTAGYPYTRTEEPEPHGAGAYCAMFGPANSSYSLNMRMDVSMNVNVRPAGVIRVPAHRPLPQVAPTQVAPTLPTVARMTGFSALSFPWMDSSRRTPKERMTAALPAFSLSRRIGHPYQNRTPPKRKKPRTSFSRLQICELEKRFHRQKYLASAERATLAKSLRMSDSQVKTWFQNRRTKWRRQTAEERESERQQTNRMMMQLQQEAFQKSLQQSLPRDPLCTHNSSLCALQNLQPWVDDTANL